The proteins below are encoded in one region of Rhizobium gallicum bv. gallicum R602sp:
- a CDS encoding DUF2971 domain-containing protein codes for MKHTDNGGPQPGAHPHRIYKYRSFSNRTIEMLVEDTLFYADPSTFNDPLDTRPTLNADVEVAVLQEMLRVFVERRTSAEMEAAAKTIRYKGPRTMDHILKLGRNQADKVLQDIAYNAGDPSLEEEDPELFLLRSYNERELLRQYEKGIVSMSERWESPLMWSHYGDQHHGICVGYSIPAEAGEGVRKVHYGGGRVVAASLVASMLRGDPGAQRQVDDLVLLRKAEDWSYECEWRLIGKRGSQDSPLELEEIIFGIRCDVAVKFAVVQALAGRQRPVSFYEMHEDQGTFDLRRREVDIDELSASLPRRSRQYIDAFSDLSDIPSPGGT; via the coding sequence ATGAAACATACAGACAACGGAGGCCCTCAGCCAGGCGCACATCCGCACCGTATCTACAAATACCGGTCTTTCAGTAATCGCACGATCGAGATGCTTGTCGAGGATACACTTTTCTACGCGGACCCCAGCACATTTAACGACCCTCTAGATACTCGTCCGACATTAAATGCAGACGTCGAAGTTGCTGTCTTACAGGAAATGTTGCGCGTCTTTGTGGAACGCCGCACATCCGCCGAGATGGAAGCCGCAGCGAAGACAATTCGGTATAAGGGGCCACGAACGATGGACCATATCCTGAAGCTCGGCCGCAACCAGGCCGATAAGGTTCTCCAGGACATTGCTTACAATGCTGGCGATCCATCACTCGAAGAGGAAGATCCAGAGCTGTTCCTGCTGCGGAGCTATAATGAGCGCGAGCTTCTCCGCCAATATGAGAAGGGAATCGTCTCGATGAGTGAGCGCTGGGAATCTCCTCTCATGTGGAGCCACTATGGTGATCAACATCACGGCATCTGCGTTGGTTACTCAATTCCGGCAGAAGCCGGGGAAGGGGTCCGCAAGGTTCATTACGGAGGAGGAAGGGTCGTGGCAGCTAGTCTGGTTGCTTCGATGCTCCGAGGTGACCCCGGTGCTCAGCGGCAAGTCGATGACCTTGTGCTGCTCAGAAAAGCCGAAGACTGGAGCTACGAGTGCGAATGGAGGCTGATCGGAAAACGGGGCTCCCAAGATTCCCCATTGGAGCTCGAAGAAATCATTTTCGGCATTCGATGCGATGTGGCCGTCAAGTTCGCGGTAGTGCAGGCCTTAGCAGGCCGCCAACGGCCTGTTTCCTTCTACGAAATGCACGAAGATCAAGGGACGTTTGATCTTCGCCGTCGTGAGGTTGACATCGATGAACTTTCGGCGAGTCTGCCACGGCGATCGCGGCAATATATCGACGCCTTTTCAGACTTATCTGACATCCCGTCGCCCGGCGGCACCTAA
- a CDS encoding Shedu immune nuclease family protein, with translation MSGSSIVKFQTVVAESQDGLSIDLMTTDHGLEQLHLIISPKALDKLIKDNPGFKHPGNPVVLAQYDADSEKLTVFPLRTLLTSRFLEPKYTKIRSIVVDGISSLEHQDYSENVGIGNMPAGLVRAPLFGFGVLNDLRTIVQAVERVPDVTELYVSKARGVSQNGGTLRISRSIFDGFRKTVGRLHRKTLAFVNERKLEVIETKISDLLQAKDSVDYHDDVNSALADRLAEALVGKIKSGTISRKAALQTVRASVANIAKTEPTEILSLQREIETVTLEDLIERMEKRIAQKGLTEHDWQSFLSANAFILRAFGVPALVFEEQLAVGGTRFDGGGGKLADYAIRAGLLGNLAIIEIKRSSTDLVERKAYRGDLHAPSTELSGAVSQVLDQRYRLQMDIKSKKIDSGIFDVYTYAVQCIVIAGLTPESEPMRKSFELYRNSLKEVLILTFDELLAKLRALLSFLKGEQTS, from the coding sequence ATGAGCGGTAGTTCGATCGTAAAGTTCCAGACTGTGGTGGCTGAAAGCCAGGATGGACTGAGCATCGACTTGATGACGACCGATCACGGCCTAGAACAGCTACATCTGATCATTTCACCGAAGGCTCTCGACAAACTCATCAAAGACAACCCAGGCTTCAAGCATCCAGGAAATCCGGTCGTCTTGGCCCAATACGATGCCGATAGCGAAAAATTGACGGTGTTCCCGCTCCGAACACTCCTGACGTCACGGTTCCTTGAACCCAAATACACGAAAATTCGATCTATCGTTGTCGATGGAATATCCTCTCTCGAGCATCAGGATTACAGCGAGAATGTGGGCATAGGAAATATGCCGGCAGGTCTTGTGCGAGCCCCTCTGTTTGGTTTCGGCGTCCTGAACGACTTGCGTACCATCGTGCAAGCCGTTGAGAGGGTGCCCGATGTAACGGAGCTGTATGTTTCGAAAGCCAGAGGCGTGTCGCAAAACGGTGGGACTTTGCGAATTTCACGCTCAATCTTCGATGGATTCCGCAAAACTGTCGGCAGGCTTCATAGAAAGACATTAGCGTTCGTGAACGAGCGCAAGCTGGAAGTCATCGAGACTAAGATATCCGACTTGCTCCAGGCGAAAGACTCGGTCGACTATCACGACGATGTAAATTCGGCTCTCGCGGACCGACTTGCAGAAGCGCTCGTTGGCAAGATAAAATCCGGGACGATATCCCGGAAAGCCGCGCTCCAAACCGTGAGGGCTTCCGTGGCGAATATAGCCAAAACTGAGCCCACTGAAATCCTTTCCCTCCAGCGTGAAATCGAAACCGTTACCCTCGAGGATCTGATAGAGAGGATGGAAAAGAGGATCGCTCAAAAGGGACTGACTGAGCACGACTGGCAGTCGTTCCTTTCTGCGAACGCATTCATTTTAAGAGCTTTCGGTGTCCCCGCGCTTGTCTTCGAAGAGCAGCTTGCGGTGGGTGGGACACGTTTCGATGGCGGAGGTGGAAAGCTCGCGGATTACGCGATTAGAGCTGGGCTTTTGGGCAATCTCGCAATTATCGAGATTAAACGCTCTTCGACAGATTTGGTCGAACGCAAGGCCTACCGCGGTGACCTGCATGCTCCGTCAACGGAACTTTCCGGCGCCGTGAGCCAAGTGCTGGATCAACGCTATCGCCTTCAGATGGACATCAAATCGAAGAAAATCGATTCCGGCATTTTTGACGTCTACACTTACGCCGTTCAATGCATCGTAATCGCGGGATTGACACCGGAAAGCGAGCCGATGAGAAAATCGTTCGAACTATACCGGAACAGCCTGAAGGAGGTTCTGATTCTGACATTCGACGAGCTGCTTGCTAAGTTGCGTGCGCTCCTATCATTCCTAAAAGGCGAGCAAACGAGCTGA
- a CDS encoding ATP-dependent nuclease, translating to MNLLIGGGDSGKSTLLHAIALIFSPTNSAQVFETDYFNRSLDHGFEIEATVSLPPEVELANFQQTLWPWEWNGNSAILPDRERDDANSDPVCVFRVRGTADLELVWEVVQPNMEVVGLSTSLRRKVGVVRLANDDRNDRDLRLVPGSALDRLLSKGNLKSRISAQVGSVEVSNAFTGDETKALKNLDKILKNAGLPHNLDIGLTSSQGLSIGALVGLLAEKDGTLLPVASWGAGTRRMAALQVAGAIEAATRLTVIDEIERGLEPYRLRQLLDALGSDHQQCFLTTHSPIVIAAAKDAALWYMDGGGQIGRLHPDKIGRQQNRDPETFLSKVPIIAEGVTEVGFLRALFHTVFREREYVHGIRISDGGGNESMLGLLEALRSAGINGAGFCDDEGRFPERWRKLKDASGPKLFQWPAGCLEENVIAHVPDDKLLSLAYDPDGSGGDRLRTLADRLSLPGKEETEILAAAGSSAALRALIIAAATGDKRGAPDDRSAKEWSKHSQRWFKSIGGGAELCEKMIALGLWSKIEPDLLPFINAIRSAVGMSALAPGELRFDG from the coding sequence ATGAACTTGCTAATCGGGGGTGGTGATTCCGGGAAGTCGACGTTGCTCCATGCCATCGCGCTGATTTTTAGCCCGACCAATTCCGCGCAAGTTTTCGAGACTGATTATTTCAACAGATCGCTCGATCACGGCTTCGAGATCGAGGCCACGGTCTCGCTTCCGCCGGAGGTGGAACTGGCGAATTTCCAGCAGACGCTCTGGCCGTGGGAGTGGAACGGAAATTCGGCGATCCTGCCAGATCGCGAGCGGGACGATGCGAACAGTGATCCGGTTTGCGTATTTCGGGTCAGGGGTACCGCGGATTTAGAATTGGTCTGGGAGGTCGTTCAGCCAAATATGGAGGTGGTCGGACTTTCAACGAGCCTCCGTCGCAAGGTTGGCGTCGTGCGTTTGGCAAACGACGACCGAAACGACCGCGATCTGCGCCTTGTCCCTGGCTCGGCACTTGATCGCTTGCTGTCAAAGGGAAACCTCAAGTCGCGTATTAGCGCGCAGGTCGGTTCAGTCGAAGTCTCCAATGCATTCACAGGTGACGAGACCAAAGCGCTCAAAAACCTCGACAAGATACTCAAGAATGCCGGGCTCCCCCACAACCTTGATATCGGACTGACAAGCAGCCAGGGATTATCCATTGGCGCACTTGTCGGTCTGCTTGCTGAGAAAGACGGCACGCTGCTTCCGGTCGCCAGCTGGGGAGCCGGCACTCGGAGAATGGCGGCGCTCCAAGTCGCTGGAGCGATAGAGGCAGCGACGCGACTGACTGTCATCGATGAAATCGAGCGTGGACTTGAACCTTACCGTCTACGGCAGCTCCTCGACGCACTCGGGTCCGATCACCAACAGTGCTTTTTGACGACCCATAGCCCGATCGTCATTGCGGCGGCTAAGGATGCCGCCCTTTGGTACATGGACGGAGGCGGTCAGATCGGGCGGCTACATCCGGACAAGATCGGTAGGCAGCAGAACCGCGATCCGGAAACATTCCTCTCGAAAGTGCCGATAATAGCTGAAGGCGTTACGGAAGTCGGATTTCTCCGTGCTCTGTTCCATACCGTCTTTAGGGAGCGCGAGTACGTTCACGGGATACGAATTTCCGATGGCGGCGGCAACGAATCGATGCTGGGCCTGCTCGAAGCACTCAGATCTGCAGGGATCAACGGCGCTGGTTTCTGCGACGACGAGGGCAGGTTTCCTGAAAGGTGGCGCAAGCTGAAGGATGCATCCGGACCGAAGTTATTCCAGTGGCCGGCGGGATGCCTCGAGGAAAATGTCATCGCGCATGTTCCCGACGACAAGCTGCTCTCCCTTGCGTATGATCCCGACGGTTCCGGTGGCGATCGTCTTCGGACCCTTGCCGATCGGCTGAGTCTTCCAGGAAAGGAAGAGACCGAGATACTGGCTGCCGCGGGATCGAGTGCCGCGCTACGCGCCTTGATCATTGCCGCTGCGACTGGCGACAAGCGAGGCGCTCCAGACGACCGATCAGCCAAGGAGTGGTCTAAGCACAGTCAACGATGGTTCAAGTCAATCGGTGGCGGCGCCGAGCTGTGCGAGAAGATGATTGCCTTAGGTCTCTGGTCAAAGATCGAACCGGACCTGCTTCCATTCATCAACGCGATACGTTCAGCCGTAGGTATGTCCGCTCTTGCTCCGGGAGAACTTCGTTTTGACGGATGA
- a CDS encoding UvrD-helicase domain-containing protein translates to MTDEEVGALLSSDLELVVIEAPAGCGKTFQGANYALRAAQQMPVGRVLILTHTHAARSVFASRTRGVSDRVEIRTIDSFLTEIAAMYHRSLDFPEDVGSWARENNAYEIVASRTRELLEHSVTVSHAAAARYPVIICDEHQDASADQHAAVLALHRAGSVVRFLGDPMQLIYGGAGKGTRMALERWKHLTALGGLGRLTNPHRWQNGSPELGQWVLDAREALANGGAISLAGPLPKGLSVIHATNSARVVRKALSMSREDRLPIATLANKSNQLLVLTAGNDRVDHLNAFFNRSMRIWEGHSRDDLSTLVRDVERNPGRAADMADAFLAFVTATCKGFTVSGHGQRLREEVVDGCSKPRRGLPSHLQSLARILLENPDHKGISIALLQLKGLIASKTAGFTHMSIDLKSEFHDAIKLGDFLTAKDGLAEINRRRTFSHPEPWKKSISTVHKSKGLECENALMMMCDRHSFSSTEYKRRLMYVGLSRAKKSLTLIVCRENPTPLFTF, encoded by the coding sequence TTGACGGATGAAGAAGTCGGCGCTCTGCTGAGTTCAGACCTTGAGCTGGTCGTGATTGAAGCTCCTGCGGGCTGTGGCAAGACCTTTCAGGGAGCGAATTACGCGCTGCGAGCCGCGCAGCAAATGCCAGTTGGAAGAGTTCTCATACTGACCCATACTCACGCTGCAAGATCTGTTTTTGCCAGCCGGACGCGCGGGGTTTCCGACCGCGTGGAAATCCGCACGATCGATAGCTTTCTCACTGAAATTGCAGCGATGTATCATCGATCGCTCGATTTTCCGGAAGATGTGGGAAGCTGGGCGCGCGAAAACAATGCCTACGAAATCGTAGCCTCCAGGACGAGAGAGCTGCTCGAGCATTCCGTTACCGTTTCGCACGCAGCGGCGGCGCGATATCCGGTCATTATTTGTGATGAGCACCAAGACGCAAGCGCTGATCAACATGCTGCGGTATTGGCGCTGCATCGAGCAGGCTCGGTTGTACGGTTTCTCGGTGATCCTATGCAGCTCATATATGGTGGGGCTGGTAAGGGGACGCGCATGGCTCTTGAGCGTTGGAAACACCTGACAGCTTTGGGTGGCCTCGGAAGGTTGACAAACCCACACCGATGGCAAAACGGTTCGCCAGAACTTGGTCAATGGGTCTTGGATGCGCGGGAGGCGCTTGCCAACGGCGGCGCTATCAGCCTGGCCGGCCCCCTACCAAAAGGCCTTAGCGTCATCCACGCAACAAACTCTGCTCGGGTTGTTCGCAAGGCTCTAAGTATGTCCCGAGAGGATCGCTTGCCAATTGCAACTCTCGCGAACAAATCGAATCAATTGCTCGTCCTCACTGCCGGTAACGACCGGGTCGACCACCTGAACGCTTTTTTCAACCGATCAATGAGGATCTGGGAAGGGCATAGCCGAGATGATCTTTCAACTTTAGTACGCGATGTCGAGCGCAATCCCGGTCGGGCCGCTGACATGGCTGACGCCTTTCTCGCGTTTGTTACCGCAACTTGCAAAGGCTTCACGGTGTCTGGCCATGGTCAACGCCTTCGCGAGGAGGTGGTTGATGGTTGCTCAAAGCCCCGTCGGGGCCTTCCATCGCACTTGCAATCGCTAGCTCGTATCCTTTTGGAAAATCCAGACCACAAAGGTATCAGCATTGCGCTCCTGCAGCTCAAGGGACTGATCGCGTCCAAAACGGCAGGCTTCACCCACATGTCTATCGATCTAAAGAGTGAATTTCACGATGCGATCAAACTTGGGGACTTTCTGACAGCAAAGGACGGACTGGCGGAAATTAACAGGCGAAGGACGTTTTCGCATCCGGAACCATGGAAGAAATCAATCAGCACGGTTCATAAGTCAAAAGGACTTGAATGCGAGAACGCATTGATGATGATGTGTGATCGGCATTCGTTCTCGAGCACAGAATACAAACGACGCCTGATGTATGTCGGTCTCAGCAGAGCGAAGAAGAGTTTGACGCTCATCGTCTGCCGGGAAAATCCCACTCCACTATTTACGTTTTAG
- a CDS encoding SLATT domain-containing protein, with the protein MQPEPQPDRSEFSPLEDQIRECFGRVVYTHKTHEKMADRCSATLQRYKLCQIGVSVLTTSGALSVVFLDQFWLKLATAFLSIVGLWASGYMKGFDPGGTAQKHRDAAANLWPIRESYLSLLADLRMGSLSSEEALKRRDELQKKLSAIYLGAPQTTAKAYADAQIALQKNEDYTFNDEEIDKFVPKSLRKQ; encoded by the coding sequence ATGCAGCCTGAACCGCAACCTGACCGCAGCGAGTTTTCGCCGCTTGAAGACCAGATCCGCGAATGTTTTGGCCGCGTGGTCTATACCCATAAAACCCACGAGAAGATGGCTGATCGCTGCTCTGCGACGCTGCAACGGTATAAGCTATGCCAGATTGGAGTATCCGTTCTGACAACCTCGGGCGCTTTATCGGTCGTCTTCCTCGATCAGTTTTGGCTGAAGCTCGCCACCGCGTTTCTCTCGATAGTGGGGTTATGGGCTTCTGGCTACATGAAGGGGTTTGACCCCGGTGGCACAGCGCAAAAGCACAGGGACGCTGCAGCCAACTTGTGGCCGATAAGAGAGTCGTATCTATCGCTCTTGGCCGATCTCAGGATGGGATCGCTCTCCTCGGAAGAGGCGTTGAAACGCAGGGACGAACTCCAGAAGAAGCTCTCCGCGATCTACCTGGGCGCGCCACAGACCACCGCAAAGGCCTACGCTGACGCTCAGATAGCTTTGCAAAAGAATGAGGACTACACTTTCAACGACGAGGAGATCGATAAATTCGTGCCGAAATCGCTTCGAAAACAGTAA
- a CDS encoding SMODS domain-containing nucleotidyltransferase — MSIADTFKQFLSNIAVDNGDTISLRYGEVTAALNKKFRDTESKVSNSLQVGSYGRWTAIRGISDLDMLYIMPAGKWDDYKDGGQSRLLDDTRNAIKSRYPSTTVVKDRLVVQVLYRDFHIEVQPVFEQTDGSFKYPDTYDGGSWKITKPRDEIAAMKESNEQKNKNLRRLCKMARAWKNKHGLAMGGLLIDTLAYNFLKSTSEYNEKSYLYYDYMSRDFFKFLSERPDQDYYAALGSGQRVKVKNKFQKKAKKAYELAVDAIAAAGSTTENERWRKIYGRGFPAAEQSTQKSAFAAASWKNTEEFIENRFPIDIRNSITLDCEVSQNGFRERFLREMLRLKLPLKTAKTLTFSVIDHDIKGGFNLYWKVLNRGEEARRRDCIRGQIHGDRGNLKRTEHTNFNGDHIVECYAVQNGVVVATDRIHVPIQGNQVSADAA, encoded by the coding sequence ATGAGCATCGCCGATACGTTCAAACAGTTTCTCAGCAACATCGCGGTGGACAACGGCGATACAATTAGCCTCCGTTACGGCGAGGTGACGGCAGCTCTCAACAAGAAATTCCGCGATACGGAGTCGAAAGTTTCGAATTCTCTGCAAGTCGGCTCGTACGGCCGCTGGACGGCGATCAGGGGCATTTCGGACCTTGACATGCTTTACATCATGCCTGCCGGCAAATGGGATGACTACAAGGACGGCGGACAATCCCGTCTTCTCGATGATACAAGGAATGCAATCAAAAGCCGCTATCCGAGCACGACGGTCGTCAAGGACCGGCTTGTAGTACAGGTGCTCTATCGAGATTTTCATATTGAAGTCCAGCCGGTATTCGAACAGACCGATGGCAGCTTCAAATATCCTGACACCTACGACGGTGGATCGTGGAAAATCACGAAGCCTCGCGACGAAATCGCAGCTATGAAAGAGTCGAACGAGCAGAAAAACAAGAACCTGCGTCGTCTCTGCAAGATGGCTCGCGCCTGGAAGAACAAGCATGGTCTCGCCATGGGCGGACTACTGATCGACACGCTGGCTTACAATTTTCTGAAATCCACGAGTGAGTATAACGAAAAAAGTTACCTCTATTACGATTACATGAGCCGGGATTTCTTCAAGTTCCTCTCTGAACGTCCTGATCAGGACTATTACGCCGCCCTCGGTAGTGGCCAGCGCGTCAAGGTGAAGAACAAATTTCAGAAGAAGGCAAAAAAGGCTTATGAACTGGCCGTCGATGCCATCGCCGCCGCGGGCTCTACCACTGAGAATGAAAGGTGGCGCAAAATTTATGGCCGCGGCTTCCCCGCCGCAGAACAGTCCACACAGAAGTCGGCTTTTGCCGCCGCCTCGTGGAAAAACACGGAGGAGTTTATCGAAAACCGGTTTCCGATTGATATACGCAACAGCATCACCTTGGATTGTGAGGTGTCGCAGAACGGCTTCCGAGAGCGGTTTCTTAGGGAAATGTTGCGACTGAAGCTGCCGCTCAAAACAGCCAAGACGTTGACATTCAGCGTTATTGACCATGACATCAAGGGCGGTTTCAATCTCTACTGGAAGGTACTTAATCGCGGAGAAGAGGCACGCCGCCGTGATTGCATTCGCGGGCAAATACACGGTGATCGCGGAAACCTGAAACGAACCGAGCATACTAACTTCAACGGAGATCACATCGTTGAATGCTACGCAGTGCAAAATGGCGTCGTTGTCGCGACTGATCGCATCCATGTTCCGATCCAAGGCAATCAGGTGAGCGCCGATGCAGCCTGA
- a CDS encoding XRE family transcriptional regulator produces MIGNKLKVARQASGLSLRALADAIGGVVSAQAIGKYERNEDMPGSKALIALAKALGVSEDYLLSEDQLSLEGVDFRKKLGTSSKEEAAVQARAVHMLERYLVVEDLLQLRSVEWEQPRSAPHPVSDIRDAEDAARSVRDDWGLGNDPIPQLAELLEERGIKVLSMDLHDVDGLAARVRRKDRDAARVIVIKRGTWSERKRFNLAHELGHMVIAPAEGVDVEKAAHRFAGAFLMPADVLRAEAGVHRSSISIGELVALKKRFGVSVQALAYRCKDLGIISQASCSRLFKVFEERGWRTYPYEEPDSLAPELEEPKRFERLCYRALAEGVIGESRAAEMLDISVRELDRRLDQTAG; encoded by the coding sequence ATGATCGGCAACAAATTGAAGGTCGCTCGGCAAGCGTCTGGGCTGTCATTGCGCGCATTGGCGGATGCCATTGGGGGCGTTGTCTCTGCTCAGGCAATCGGGAAGTATGAGCGAAATGAAGATATGCCTGGATCCAAGGCGTTGATCGCTTTGGCCAAGGCCTTGGGTGTGTCGGAAGATTACCTTCTAAGTGAAGATCAACTGTCTCTGGAAGGGGTGGATTTCCGGAAAAAGCTCGGGACGTCCTCGAAAGAGGAGGCTGCAGTCCAAGCTCGCGCGGTCCACATGCTCGAGCGATATCTTGTTGTAGAGGATCTGCTTCAGTTGCGCAGCGTCGAGTGGGAGCAACCGCGAAGCGCCCCACATCCGGTCTCCGACATCCGTGATGCGGAAGATGCGGCTCGTTCGGTCCGCGATGACTGGGGACTTGGAAACGATCCCATTCCGCAACTGGCCGAGCTACTGGAGGAGCGGGGAATTAAGGTTCTTTCAATGGACTTGCACGACGTCGACGGACTGGCGGCGAGAGTTCGTCGCAAGGACCGCGATGCAGCTCGTGTGATCGTCATAAAGCGTGGCACGTGGTCGGAACGAAAGCGTTTCAACCTCGCACACGAACTCGGGCACATGGTCATTGCACCTGCCGAGGGAGTGGACGTGGAAAAGGCAGCCCATCGCTTCGCTGGCGCCTTTCTAATGCCCGCAGACGTCTTGCGCGCGGAGGCTGGTGTCCATAGGTCATCTATAAGCATTGGTGAGCTGGTCGCATTGAAAAAGAGATTTGGCGTAAGCGTTCAGGCGCTGGCCTATCGTTGCAAAGACCTGGGTATCATCAGTCAGGCGTCATGCTCGCGACTGTTCAAAGTTTTCGAAGAGCGAGGGTGGCGCACTTATCCCTATGAAGAGCCGGACAGCTTGGCGCCGGAACTCGAAGAGCCCAAGCGCTTCGAGCGTCTTTGCTACCGTGCTTTGGCAGAAGGTGTAATCGGCGAGTCCCGCGCCGCCGAGATGCTCGATATTTCGGTTCGCGAACTCGATAGGCGGCTGGATCAGACTGCGGGCTAA
- a CDS encoding PIN domain-containing protein: MAILVSDTSVLIDLERAGLLEAMFVLPFEFAVPDLLYERELAGEMGERLLGLGLRVETLTSMEVRRATEVNRAHTRLSAPDTFAFVIAQARGWGLLTGDGVLRELATAENVDMHGVLWVLDQFADGGHVEFAHLHAGLSRLANHPRCRLPAGEIRRRLARFSKYGY, from the coding sequence ATGGCAATTCTCGTCTCCGATACCTCTGTACTGATTGATTTGGAACGGGCCGGCCTTCTTGAGGCTATGTTTGTGTTGCCATTCGAGTTTGCAGTTCCCGATTTGCTCTATGAACGGGAATTGGCCGGAGAAATGGGCGAAAGACTTTTGGGACTTGGGTTAAGGGTTGAAACGCTCACATCTATGGAAGTCCGCCGGGCAACTGAGGTAAATCGGGCTCATACCCGCCTATCCGCACCTGACACGTTTGCTTTTGTGATAGCGCAAGCTAGGGGCTGGGGATTGCTCACCGGGGATGGCGTACTGCGCGAACTTGCTACCGCTGAAAATGTGGACATGCATGGCGTGCTATGGGTGCTCGATCAGTTTGCGGATGGTGGGCATGTCGAGTTTGCGCATTTGCATGCCGGATTAAGTCGCTTAGCGAATCATCCACGGTGCCGTTTGCCAGCGGGAGAAATCCGCCGTCGGTTAGCACGCTTCTCCAAATATGGTTATTAG
- a CDS encoding PGN_0703 family putative restriction endonuclease, with the protein MISDFQAVRENLFPASHGAIEDWETFPWHRDRTNRIQAYKVHSSQAIAIDVFGTLETSTDRDRIFDAIAERVGVAPGGPWAITLEWTDTDRLLGEPRPTQVDALAIGSAAALVIECKFTEPGGQCSQTAVSGFGERQCNGSYVDQINPGNGVRSQCALTGKGIRYWEYIPTVFALDTGVDHTPCPFKGDAYQWMRNAVLAAALGKHRHLQGTALAVFADHPSFPTARKAKRGLMDPSLAGQSAITPVSYQQIIAIACQVGLDRELWNGLAAWVDHKIATAAMGSPSS; encoded by the coding sequence ATGATCTCCGATTTCCAGGCAGTCCGCGAAAATCTATTTCCGGCCAGTCACGGAGCGATCGAAGACTGGGAGACGTTTCCCTGGCATCGTGACCGAACCAACCGAATTCAGGCCTATAAGGTGCATTCGTCGCAAGCCATTGCAATCGATGTGTTCGGCACACTCGAAACGAGCACAGATCGCGACCGCATTTTCGACGCCATCGCCGAGCGTGTGGGAGTGGCGCCGGGTGGTCCATGGGCGATAACACTCGAGTGGACCGATACTGATCGGCTTCTGGGGGAACCGAGGCCGACGCAAGTCGATGCACTTGCTATCGGCTCCGCGGCAGCACTCGTCATCGAGTGCAAGTTCACCGAACCCGGAGGACAATGTAGCCAAACCGCGGTGTCAGGCTTTGGCGAGCGCCAATGCAACGGAAGCTACGTCGATCAGATCAACCCGGGCAACGGCGTGCGCTCACAGTGTGCTCTTACAGGCAAGGGCATTCGTTACTGGGAATATATCCCAACGGTCTTCGCGCTCGATACGGGTGTTGACCATACGCCCTGCCCTTTTAAGGGAGATGCCTATCAGTGGATGCGCAACGCCGTGCTGGCGGCAGCGCTCGGCAAGCACCGCCATCTTCAAGGAACTGCTCTCGCAGTCTTTGCCGATCACCCCAGTTTCCCAACGGCGCGGAAGGCGAAGCGGGGTCTGATGGATCCCAGTCTCGCCGGCCAATCTGCGATCACGCCCGTGTCATACCAGCAGATCATTGCGATCGCTTGCCAAGTCGGCCTCGACCGAGAACTGTGGAACGGCCTTGCTGCATGGGTCGATCACAAGATTGCTACGGCAGCAATGGGTTCACCTTCGAGCTAG
- a CDS encoding DUF2726 domain-containing protein, producing MQYRQRSVLFAAPWLIIGVAAVGASGGITIADFEKLELLIAALFVGIIIGMAVEQFLTATSRLAWRERNRSQSEERRWNERVIPVSWLQTPAAQPSRPIDATDQLRIVMRSKFTIQPLLNKSEARVFRELDSVVIGCNPSWQVMAQVSLGEILRSADPDAYSCINSRRVDLLLVDSNCRPRHVIEYQGGAHHQGAAAARDAVKKEALRRAGIGYHEVVAGQMTPSELRRLVEKLVDKPSVT from the coding sequence ATGCAATATCGCCAAAGGTCGGTTCTGTTCGCAGCACCTTGGCTGATCATCGGAGTTGCCGCAGTCGGCGCCTCGGGCGGCATAACCATTGCAGACTTCGAAAAGCTGGAACTGCTAATCGCTGCGCTGTTTGTGGGCATTATCATCGGCATGGCCGTTGAGCAGTTCCTAACCGCGACGAGCAGACTGGCGTGGCGAGAGAGAAACAGGTCGCAATCGGAGGAAAGGCGCTGGAACGAGCGCGTCATACCAGTCTCCTGGCTTCAGACCCCAGCTGCTCAGCCATCGCGGCCAATCGATGCCACGGATCAACTGCGTATCGTGATGCGCTCGAAGTTCACCATCCAGCCATTGCTGAACAAGAGTGAAGCCCGCGTGTTTCGAGAACTCGACAGTGTCGTGATCGGCTGCAATCCGTCATGGCAGGTGATGGCTCAGGTTTCATTGGGCGAGATTCTTCGAAGTGCCGACCCAGACGCCTACAGTTGCATCAATTCCAGGCGTGTCGACTTACTGCTCGTGGACAGCAACTGCCGACCGCGGCACGTCATCGAATACCAAGGCGGAGCGCATCATCAAGGCGCAGCGGCCGCGCGCGACGCCGTAAAGAAAGAGGCGTTGCGACGCGCCGGAATTGGCTACCACGAGGTGGTGGCTGGCCAAATGACCCCGTCGGAACTCAGGCGATTGGTCGAGAAGCTGGTGGACAAGCCGAGTGTCACCTAA